In Stenotrophomonas sp. 169, one DNA window encodes the following:
- a CDS encoding glycosyltransferase family 4 protein has translation MKILVVNNMVPGMRGGAEELADQLVVHLRRAGHESELLRIPFTWDPAERLIEEMLMCRSMQVHNVDRVIAMKFPAYMLPFDDKVLWLAHQYRQAYDLWDAGQSNIPDTVEGRQIRSAIIEADNAAFETVKDIYVVGRTVQERLLHYNRLQSKILRAPLNDEELYTGAPHGDYIFAGGRINSSKRQHRLVEAMALLDGNERLLIAGPADSPADEERLRALVERHGLSDRVMLDVGFLPRKKIADYANNALACAYLPFAEDSYGYVTMEACQARKAVITVTDSGDLTELIHDGVQGRVVEDETSEIASAISGMFANRARTIEMGQAAHDHWTGMNINWTATVEALTR, from the coding sequence ATGAAGATTCTTGTTGTGAACAACATGGTCCCCGGTATGCGTGGTGGCGCGGAAGAGCTGGCCGATCAGCTGGTCGTCCATCTGCGCCGCGCGGGTCATGAGTCGGAGCTCCTGCGTATCCCTTTCACATGGGACCCAGCCGAACGCTTGATCGAAGAAATGTTGATGTGCCGCAGCATGCAGGTGCACAACGTGGATCGCGTGATCGCAATGAAGTTTCCTGCGTACATGCTGCCGTTCGACGACAAAGTGCTTTGGCTCGCACACCAGTATCGTCAAGCCTATGACCTGTGGGATGCGGGTCAAAGCAATATTCCCGACACCGTCGAAGGACGACAGATCCGTTCTGCCATCATTGAGGCGGACAATGCAGCATTCGAGACCGTCAAGGACATCTATGTGGTTGGTCGTACCGTGCAGGAGCGACTCCTCCACTACAACCGCCTACAGTCCAAGATACTTCGGGCGCCGCTGAACGATGAGGAGCTGTATACCGGAGCTCCCCATGGTGATTACATCTTCGCGGGCGGTCGCATCAATTCAAGCAAACGACAGCATCGCCTGGTGGAGGCTATGGCACTGCTGGATGGCAATGAGCGGCTGTTGATCGCTGGTCCTGCGGACTCGCCTGCTGATGAAGAGCGGCTTCGCGCTTTAGTGGAGCGGCACGGACTTTCGGACCGCGTGATGCTTGATGTCGGATTCCTGCCGCGGAAGAAGATTGCGGATTACGCCAACAATGCGCTTGCATGTGCGTATCTGCCTTTTGCTGAGGATTCCTACGGTTACGTCACGATGGAGGCCTGTCAGGCGCGCAAGGCCGTCATCACCGTTACTGATTCGGGCGACCTCACCGAGCTGATTCATGATGGCGTGCAGGGACGCGTGGTGGAGGACGAGACCAGCGAGATTGCATCAGCGATCTCGGGTATGTTCGCCAATCGTGCTCGGACAATTGAGATGGGGCAGGCCGCCCATGACCACTGGACAGGGATGAACATCAATTGGACGGCAACAGTGGAAGCACTCACCCGATGA
- a CDS encoding NAD-dependent epimerase/dehydratase family protein, with the protein MSIIGRGLLARSFDAEQIRRLGATVFASGVSNSQETDPEQFKREAALLTEALQACTGRFVYFSTCSVSDNDRTATPYAVHKLKMEALIQARGNHLILRLPQVVGVTDNPHTLINHMVTHIRTGQQLQIWSHAVRCLIDVDHIASITMHLLENGLEHDRTLDLAPPESLTLQQLLPLIEETLGQRAAYSLVDRGGGASPDSGTFSAYARLSGIDVSPGYTRRLLQKYYGAGND; encoded by the coding sequence GTGTCGATCATCGGTCGTGGCCTGCTGGCGCGCTCCTTCGACGCTGAGCAGATACGTCGGCTCGGCGCGACGGTGTTTGCGTCCGGTGTGTCGAATTCGCAGGAGACTGATCCAGAGCAGTTCAAGCGCGAAGCCGCGCTGCTGACCGAAGCCTTGCAAGCATGTACAGGGCGCTTCGTGTATTTCAGTACCTGCAGCGTTTCCGATAATGATCGGACCGCGACACCCTACGCTGTGCACAAACTGAAGATGGAGGCGCTTATTCAAGCGCGCGGGAACCATTTGATCCTGCGCCTGCCCCAGGTCGTGGGGGTCACCGATAATCCGCATACGTTGATCAACCACATGGTTACCCATATCCGTACGGGGCAACAACTTCAGATCTGGTCACATGCTGTCAGGTGCCTTATAGACGTCGACCACATTGCCTCCATAACCATGCACTTGCTCGAAAACGGACTCGAGCACGACCGTACGCTGGACCTTGCCCCACCCGAGAGTCTGACGCTTCAGCAACTTCTGCCACTGATTGAAGAGACGCTCGGGCAGCGCGCGGCTTACTCGCTGGTAGACCGCGGCGGCGGCGCAAGTCCGGATTCAGGGACCTTCAGCGCCTACGCGCGCTTATCGGGCATCGACGTCTCGCCCGGCTACACTCGTCGCTTGCTGCAAAAGTACTACGGAGCTGGAAATGATTGA
- a CDS encoding glycosyltransferase, whose product MKLIWATPYSENSAIARYSQAVVTELRRRGHHVAVYRLEVGADAELTPREDPCVLVHGSEAEQVWLRDADLVFAMVGDHYAYHGGLFELAQKRPYVAVLHDWCVLNFFWGWLLANHRSHDAARVISGIYGPQAGELCATASWDNLLERATQHFPLTEWIASDTLGCIIHSEFYGDRVRSATAGLVQKLSLAYPVDAFDQDLRRPVTDTRQLAVRTFGMVNANKRIDRVIRALASDPSLASRADYRILGPVDDGERTRLEDVCAEVGFTGLTFEGRVSNERLHEGMAEADVICCLRDPALEGASASAIEGMQSGAPVIVSDAGFYAELPDQYVLKVRTDVAEQDLLRHLRYVDVHRAEARAMGAAAAAWAVHEFSAVNYVDGLERVIPEFITSEPYLKLAQETGRELGKMGLSGASSAASKVTHTLERMFNL is encoded by the coding sequence ATGAAGCTGATCTGGGCAACACCGTATTCCGAAAATTCGGCCATCGCCCGCTACAGCCAGGCTGTCGTGACGGAACTGCGCCGCCGTGGGCACCACGTGGCTGTTTACCGCCTCGAGGTAGGCGCGGACGCCGAGCTTACGCCAAGGGAAGATCCCTGCGTGCTCGTGCACGGATCCGAAGCCGAACAGGTGTGGCTGCGCGATGCCGATCTGGTGTTCGCCATGGTGGGTGATCACTACGCATACCATGGCGGACTGTTCGAGCTCGCGCAGAAGCGACCGTATGTCGCCGTCCTCCACGATTGGTGCGTGCTGAATTTTTTCTGGGGCTGGCTGCTGGCGAACCACCGTTCACACGACGCGGCGAGGGTCATCTCAGGGATTTATGGCCCGCAAGCCGGCGAACTGTGCGCAACGGCTTCATGGGACAACCTGCTCGAGCGTGCAACGCAACATTTCCCACTGACGGAGTGGATAGCCAGCGACACGCTTGGCTGCATCATCCACTCTGAGTTCTACGGCGACCGCGTCCGCAGCGCGACGGCAGGGCTTGTACAGAAGCTCTCGCTTGCGTATCCGGTGGATGCGTTCGACCAGGATCTGCGCCGTCCTGTGACGGATACCCGCCAGCTTGCTGTCCGAACGTTCGGCATGGTCAATGCCAACAAACGCATTGATCGGGTCATCCGCGCGCTGGCCAGCGACCCTTCGCTGGCTTCGCGTGCGGACTACAGGATTCTAGGACCAGTAGATGATGGCGAGCGTACCCGTCTTGAGGATGTGTGCGCGGAAGTTGGCTTCACGGGGCTGACCTTCGAGGGACGCGTCAGCAACGAGCGTCTGCATGAAGGAATGGCGGAGGCCGACGTGATCTGCTGCCTGCGGGATCCTGCGCTCGAAGGCGCATCTGCGTCTGCTATCGAGGGCATGCAATCGGGCGCCCCCGTGATCGTCAGCGATGCGGGTTTCTACGCCGAACTCCCGGACCAGTACGTGCTCAAGGTGCGCACCGACGTTGCCGAGCAGGATCTCCTGCGTCACCTCCGTTATGTGGACGTCCATCGGGCGGAGGCGCGCGCCATGGGCGCAGCAGCAGCGGCGTGGGCGGTTCATGAATTCTCGGCCGTGAACTACGTGGATGGCCTGGAGAGGGTGATCCCGGAGTTCATTACGTCGGAGCCTTATCTGAAGCTGGCTCAGGAAACCGGGCGCGAGCTCGGTAAAATGGGCTTGTCCGGAGCCAGCAGCGCTGCCTCCAAAGTCACTCATACCCTGGAACGAATGTTCAACCTGTGA
- a CDS encoding glycosyltransferase family 4 protein produces the protein MRIAICSSFVPFVNGGARFIVEWLTTRLREHGHTVELIYLPMNETRPESLLRQMGAYRMMDLSHSVDRIITTRPPSHLIQHPKKVVWFIHHFRLFYDLWDTPHRGFPDDPRHRALREAIVRADTTGLSEAHRLFTNSQVVADRVKRFNGLAPEVLYPPLLKVDHFHDAGQGDEIVYICRTEGHKRQHLLLEAFSHVKTPVKLRICGTGFNPVYGEQMREYIDRHGLHDKVTYIDRWISEEEKASWLSTALAAAYLPEDEDSYGYPSLEAAHSRKPILTTTDSGGVLEFVEHGRNGAIADPDPRAIAEAVDQLWTDKARTAAMGVQAHERVKELKIDWSHVVERLLS, from the coding sequence TTGCGTATCGCGATCTGTTCTTCCTTCGTGCCCTTCGTAAACGGAGGCGCGCGCTTCATTGTCGAATGGTTGACGACACGCCTGCGGGAGCATGGGCATACGGTCGAGCTGATCTATCTGCCTATGAATGAGACGCGCCCGGAGAGTCTGCTCAGGCAGATGGGCGCGTACCGCATGATGGATCTCAGCCATTCGGTGGATCGCATCATCACCACCCGGCCGCCCTCTCACCTGATCCAGCATCCGAAAAAAGTGGTCTGGTTCATCCATCACTTTCGTTTGTTCTACGATCTTTGGGACACGCCTCATCGCGGCTTCCCGGATGACCCTCGTCACCGTGCGTTGCGCGAGGCCATCGTCAGAGCCGACACAACAGGCCTGTCCGAAGCGCACCGTTTGTTCACCAATTCGCAGGTGGTCGCGGATCGAGTGAAGCGGTTCAATGGCCTGGCGCCGGAAGTACTTTATCCCCCGCTGTTGAAGGTTGACCATTTCCACGACGCAGGGCAGGGAGATGAGATCGTCTACATCTGCAGGACTGAAGGACACAAACGGCAGCACTTGCTGCTGGAGGCGTTCTCGCACGTGAAGACGCCCGTCAAGCTCAGGATCTGCGGTACCGGCTTCAACCCGGTTTACGGCGAGCAGATGCGTGAGTACATCGACAGACACGGCCTTCATGACAAAGTGACCTACATCGACAGGTGGATATCCGAAGAGGAAAAGGCGTCCTGGTTGTCCACTGCGCTCGCAGCGGCCTATCTGCCAGAGGACGAGGATTCCTACGGCTATCCCTCATTGGAGGCGGCACATTCACGCAAGCCGATTTTGACCACTACCGACTCCGGCGGCGTTCTCGAGTTCGTCGAACATGGCCGCAACGGCGCGATTGCTGATCCCGACCCGCGCGCGATCGCCGAGGCGGTAGATCAACTGTGGACGGACAAGGCGCGGACCGCAGCCATGGGCGTGCAGGCCCATGAGCGCGTAAAGGAACTCAAGATCGACTGGAGCCATGTCGTGGAGCGTTTGTTGTCATGA
- a CDS encoding GDP-mannose 4,6-dehydratase — protein MRPTALVTGIEGFTGPYMAAELARLGYDVHGLSRSGASCSNRSSVDLLDRDGLGEVIQRVCPDVVVHLAGISHVAHRDVSAIYQANIVGTRNLLDALTDLPKSPSKVLVASSAHVYGSSSEVPFDERSPMHPFNDYAVSKVAAEHVANLYTDRLPVVITRPFNYTGVGQSSAFFVPKIVDHAKRGERRLRLGNLDVERDFTDVRDLAHAYGSLLRSDVASGVYNVCSGRSSNLRSVIDTIGELAGVEFEIESDAEFIRSNEVSRLAGNNARLLAATSGMTFRPLRETLEWMLGA, from the coding sequence ATGAGACCAACCGCGTTGGTTACCGGAATCGAAGGGTTCACTGGCCCCTACATGGCAGCAGAACTTGCTCGACTCGGTTACGACGTCCACGGGCTGTCGCGCTCCGGGGCAAGCTGTAGCAACAGAAGCAGTGTGGATCTCCTTGACCGGGACGGATTGGGCGAGGTGATTCAACGTGTTTGCCCCGATGTCGTCGTCCACTTGGCCGGCATCTCCCACGTTGCTCACCGGGATGTGTCGGCGATCTATCAGGCCAACATCGTCGGCACGCGCAATCTTCTCGATGCATTGACCGACCTACCGAAATCCCCTTCCAAGGTCCTGGTTGCCAGCAGTGCCCATGTCTATGGGTCTTCCTCCGAAGTGCCTTTTGACGAAAGGTCACCGATGCATCCGTTCAACGACTACGCGGTCAGCAAGGTCGCCGCGGAGCACGTTGCCAATCTGTACACGGATCGCCTCCCCGTGGTGATAACGCGGCCGTTCAACTACACCGGCGTGGGGCAATCAAGTGCGTTCTTCGTGCCCAAGATCGTCGACCACGCGAAGCGTGGCGAGCGTCGCCTGAGATTGGGAAACCTCGATGTGGAGCGTGATTTCACCGACGTACGCGACCTCGCCCACGCCTACGGAAGCCTTCTGCGAAGCGACGTTGCCTCTGGGGTTTACAACGTATGTAGCGGGCGCAGCAGCAATCTGCGGAGCGTGATAGATACAATCGGCGAACTGGCAGGCGTCGAGTTCGAGATCGAGAGCGATGCGGAATTCATCCGCAGCAACGAGGTCAGCCGACTTGCGGGTAACAATGCACGCCTCCTCGCTGCCACGAGCGGAATGACATTTCGTCCCCTGCGTGAGACGCTCGAGTGGATGTTGGGCGCCTGA
- the gmd gene encoding GDP-mannose 4,6-dehydratase encodes MKTAVITGISGQDGAYLAQLLLEKGYKVYGTYRRTSSVNFWRIEELGIQNHPNLHLVEHDLQDLGSSIRLLQESGASEVYNLAAQSFVGVSFDQPTLTAQITALGALNLLEAIRAVNTKIRFYQASTSEMFGLVQQVPQTEQTQFYPRSPYGVAKLYAHWMTINYRESYDMFASSGILFNHESPLRGREFVTRKITDSVAKIKLGKLDVLELGNLDAKRDWGFAKEYVEGMWRMLQADKPDTYVLATNRTETVRDFVTMAFKAVDVELVWAGEGVDETGTCSKSGKTLVKINPKFHRPAEVDLLIGNPEKAKRELGWEPKTTLEELCEMMVKADLVRNENNASF; translated from the coding sequence ATGAAAACCGCAGTAATCACCGGTATCTCCGGCCAGGATGGCGCCTACTTGGCGCAGTTGCTGCTTGAGAAAGGTTACAAGGTCTATGGAACCTATCGCCGCACCAGTTCGGTGAATTTCTGGCGCATCGAGGAACTGGGCATCCAGAACCATCCCAATCTGCACTTGGTCGAGCACGACCTGCAGGATCTGGGGTCGTCCATCCGCCTGCTCCAGGAAAGCGGCGCCAGCGAAGTCTACAATCTGGCGGCGCAGAGCTTCGTTGGCGTGTCCTTCGACCAGCCCACGCTGACCGCGCAGATTACTGCGTTGGGCGCGCTCAATCTGCTGGAAGCGATCCGCGCGGTCAACACCAAGATCCGTTTTTACCAGGCATCGACTTCGGAAATGTTCGGTCTTGTCCAGCAGGTGCCGCAGACGGAGCAGACGCAGTTCTATCCTCGCAGCCCCTATGGTGTGGCGAAGCTGTACGCCCACTGGATGACGATCAACTACCGCGAATCGTATGACATGTTCGCGTCGAGCGGGATCCTCTTCAATCACGAATCGCCGCTGCGCGGTCGCGAGTTCGTGACCCGCAAGATCACCGACTCGGTGGCCAAGATCAAGCTCGGCAAGCTTGATGTCCTGGAGCTCGGCAACCTTGATGCAAAGCGGGACTGGGGCTTTGCAAAAGAATATGTGGAAGGAATGTGGCGGATGCTGCAGGCCGACAAGCCGGATACCTACGTGCTCGCCACCAACCGCACCGAAACGGTGCGCGACTTTGTGACAATGGCCTTCAAGGCGGTGGACGTGGAGCTCGTTTGGGCAGGTGAGGGTGTTGACGAGACCGGGACCTGCAGCAAGAGCGGCAAGACGCTCGTCAAGATCAATCCCAAGTTCCATCGCCCTGCCGAGGTCGACCTGTTGATCGGCAATCCGGAGAAGGCGAAGCGGGAGCTGGGCTGGGAGCCCAAGACCACGCTCGAAGAGCTTTGCGAGATGATGGTGAAGGCTGACCTGGTGCGCAACGAGAACAACGCGTCCTTCTGA
- a CDS encoding GtrA family protein, with protein MLDRSLTLKFLRFCVVGGLSTLAFSLLTWLAVSELHMEPTWATVLCYLVLVPPNFLAHRNFTFVSRGHISREGRRFVALHAFNLLLSTLGMKLITDVFHKDYRWGIVFSAVVVPVVVFVLMNRWVFPRRPDSQTTPPSL; from the coding sequence GTGCTTGACCGGAGTCTGACACTCAAATTTCTCCGCTTCTGCGTTGTAGGCGGCCTGAGCACGCTGGCCTTCAGCCTCCTGACATGGTTGGCTGTTAGCGAACTGCACATGGAGCCTACGTGGGCCACGGTGCTCTGTTACCTCGTGCTCGTGCCCCCGAACTTCCTGGCTCACCGGAATTTCACCTTCGTATCTCGAGGACATATAAGCCGGGAAGGTCGTCGCTTTGTCGCACTACACGCCTTCAACCTGCTGCTTTCAACATTGGGCATGAAACTCATCACAGATGTGTTTCACAAGGACTACCGCTGGGGAATCGTGTTCTCCGCCGTGGTCGTCCCCGTCGTCGTTTTCGTCTTGATGAATCGCTGGGTGTTTCCTCGACGCCCTGACAGCCAGACGACTCCGCCCTCGCTTTGA
- a CDS encoding glycosyltransferase family 2 protein: MIDLSVVIPVYGSAPILPRLAERLEQALEALGRPYEVVLVYDCSPDDSWKVIASLCSTRPWLKGVRLRKNAGQHNAIMAGLGIATGRYIVTMDDDLQHSPDDIARIVKILDDGADVCYVQFKRRRHVLWKRLGSRFNDQVASWLLRKPKGLYLSPFRGFIREIRDEMLRYEGPFVYLDGLIVQSTSNIQTLQGEHHDRDDGKSGYSLSKSISLWMQMATSFSIKPLRMASLMGIAASGFGFVAAAALVVQKIVWPQTAVGWTSLIVAVLIMGGIQLLALGVVGEYIGRVLLNVSNKPQYVRGTVLNGESSTTEAQSA; this comes from the coding sequence ATGATTGACCTATCGGTGGTGATTCCGGTTTACGGAAGCGCCCCTATCCTTCCACGCCTCGCCGAACGCCTGGAGCAAGCGCTGGAGGCACTGGGTCGCCCCTACGAAGTGGTGCTGGTCTACGATTGCAGCCCAGATGACTCTTGGAAGGTCATTGCTTCATTGTGCTCAACCCGTCCATGGTTGAAGGGCGTTCGCTTACGGAAGAATGCCGGCCAACACAATGCAATCATGGCGGGTCTAGGAATCGCGACTGGACGCTACATCGTGACGATGGATGACGACCTACAGCACTCGCCGGATGACATCGCGCGCATCGTCAAGATTCTCGATGACGGCGCAGATGTCTGCTACGTGCAGTTCAAGCGTCGCCGCCATGTGCTGTGGAAGCGCTTGGGAAGTCGTTTCAACGACCAAGTGGCATCGTGGCTGTTGCGCAAGCCAAAGGGTCTCTACTTGTCCCCATTTCGGGGGTTTATTCGTGAGATCCGTGACGAGATGCTCCGCTATGAAGGGCCTTTCGTTTATCTGGACGGCCTGATCGTCCAGAGCACTTCCAACATCCAGACCCTCCAGGGCGAGCATCATGATCGGGACGACGGGAAGTCAGGCTACAGCTTGTCCAAGTCGATCTCGCTGTGGATGCAGATGGCGACAAGCTTTTCCATAAAGCCACTCCGCATGGCGTCGCTGATGGGGATTGCAGCATCCGGCTTCGGTTTCGTTGCTGCAGCAGCTCTGGTGGTACAGAAGATCGTATGGCCGCAGACCGCAGTCGGCTGGACGTCACTGATCGTCGCAGTGCTGATCATGGGCGGGATACAACTGCTCGCATTGGGTGTGGTGGGCGAGTACATCGGCAGGGTGCTGTTGAACGTCAGCAACAAACCACAATACGTAAGGGGCACGGTCCTGAATGGCGAATCCTCGACCACGGAAGCGCAAAGTGCTTGA
- a CDS encoding mannose-1-phosphate guanylyltransferase/mannose-6-phosphate isomerase: protein MLPIVPVILSGGSGTRLWPLSREAYPKQFLPLVGDDTMLQATWKRVASIAGKAPIVVANHEHRFMAAEQLRECNVTPQALILEPIGRNTAPAIAIAALQALASGDDALLLVLPSDHVVRNEPAFHAAVKQAAVAADAGKLVTFGIVPTAPETGYGYIKAVAGDGVRGVERFVEKPDLQTAQHYVASGEYYWNSGMFLFKASRYLQELEALQPTILSACRTALDKAGRDADFIRLDADAFAASPNDSIDYAVMEKTGDAAVVPLDAGWNDVGSWSALWDVSDKDADGNAHHGDVIALDCKNSYAYGTRLITMVGLQDVVVVETDDAVFVGHKDRVQDVKEIVGQIKRDGRSEAAAHRKVYRPWGAYDSIDNGARFQVKRITVKPGATLSLQMHHHRAEHWIVVSGTAEVTRGDEVILLSENQSTYIPLGVTHRLKNPGKLPLELIEVQSGSYLGEDDIVRFEDKYGRS, encoded by the coding sequence ATGTTGCCCATTGTCCCCGTCATCCTTTCCGGTGGCTCCGGCACGCGCCTCTGGCCCCTCTCGCGCGAAGCCTACCCCAAGCAGTTCCTTCCCCTGGTGGGCGACGACACGATGCTGCAGGCCACATGGAAGCGCGTGGCCTCCATCGCTGGCAAGGCGCCGATCGTCGTTGCCAACCATGAACACCGCTTCATGGCCGCCGAGCAGCTCCGTGAGTGCAATGTCACGCCGCAGGCGCTGATCCTCGAGCCGATCGGACGCAACACCGCACCCGCCATCGCGATCGCTGCGCTGCAGGCCTTGGCCAGCGGCGACGATGCGCTGCTGCTGGTGCTTCCGTCCGATCACGTCGTGCGCAATGAGCCGGCCTTCCACGCTGCTGTGAAGCAGGCTGCCGTTGCTGCGGATGCCGGGAAGCTGGTCACCTTCGGCATCGTGCCGACTGCCCCTGAGACGGGCTATGGCTACATCAAGGCCGTGGCCGGCGACGGTGTGCGCGGCGTAGAGCGTTTCGTCGAAAAGCCTGATCTTCAGACGGCGCAGCATTATGTTGCTTCCGGCGAGTATTACTGGAACAGCGGCATGTTCCTGTTCAAGGCGTCGCGTTATCTGCAGGAACTCGAGGCGCTGCAGCCCACCATCCTCTCAGCATGCCGCACAGCCCTGGACAAGGCCGGCCGTGACGCGGACTTCATCCGGCTCGATGCAGATGCCTTCGCAGCAAGCCCGAACGACTCCATCGACTACGCCGTGATGGAAAAGACAGGTGATGCCGCTGTGGTGCCGCTGGATGCCGGCTGGAACGACGTGGGGTCGTGGTCGGCTCTGTGGGATGTATCCGACAAGGATGCCGACGGCAACGCACATCATGGCGATGTCATCGCCTTGGACTGCAAGAACAGTTACGCCTATGGCACGCGTCTGATCACGATGGTCGGCCTGCAGGACGTCGTGGTCGTCGAAACCGACGATGCGGTCTTCGTCGGGCACAAGGATCGCGTACAGGACGTCAAGGAGATCGTCGGCCAGATCAAGCGCGATGGGCGCAGTGAAGCAGCAGCCCATCGTAAGGTCTATCGTCCTTGGGGGGCCTATGATTCGATCGATAACGGCGCGCGTTTCCAGGTCAAGCGCATTACGGTCAAGCCGGGCGCCACGCTGAGCCTGCAGATGCATCACCACCGTGCCGAGCACTGGATCGTGGTCAGCGGCACGGCTGAAGTCACGCGCGGCGACGAGGTCATTCTGCTGAGTGAAAATCAGAGCACCTACATTCCGCTGGGCGTGACCCATCGCTTGAAGAATCCGGGCAAGCTGCCGCTGGAGCTGATCGAAGTGCAGTCCGGAAGCTACCTGGGCGAGGACGATATCGTGCGGTTCGAAGACAAATACGGGCGCAGCTGA